Proteins encoded together in one Acidobacteriota bacterium window:
- a CDS encoding sigma 54-interacting transcriptional regulator translates to MSTDDTLGLIGRSSPMRDVLEQVDRVVDNPRGVLVYGEPGTGRGIVARAIHARRNPPGAPFVAVYCAGENHSENEKRLFGGSGPGDSLQAVGRACEPIYPGSALHDAIGGTIYFRNLEELPAGAQGRLARLLRDRECLVGSRGPKISYDVRPMAAVDPDAEAMVKDGRLRVDLYRRFSANQIKLPPLRECRTEIPALAGFLLANACHKIDIPAKTIDPAACSVLAAMPWRGNVRELMGLVETLTIKVLGGTIDLNALLDSVRLEGSPLISWNLGISLRDARQHFERDYIAAVVAQHQGRVSAAARALGIQRTNLYRKLRNLHITPGRDKQPGRTRTMNG, encoded by the coding sequence ATGTCTACTGATGACACTCTCGGGCTAATCGGGCGTTCGAGTCCGATGCGCGATGTCCTCGAGCAAGTCGATCGAGTTGTCGACAACCCCAGGGGTGTCCTCGTGTACGGAGAACCCGGCACGGGTCGGGGCATAGTCGCCCGCGCCATCCACGCGAGACGCAATCCGCCCGGCGCCCCATTCGTGGCTGTCTACTGCGCCGGCGAAAACCACAGCGAAAACGAGAAGCGGCTCTTTGGAGGATCCGGCCCGGGCGACAGTCTTCAAGCCGTCGGCCGCGCGTGCGAGCCAATCTACCCGGGCTCCGCTCTTCATGACGCCATCGGCGGGACAATCTACTTCCGGAATCTTGAAGAACTGCCCGCAGGTGCGCAAGGCCGTCTGGCGCGACTCCTGAGAGACCGGGAGTGTCTGGTTGGTTCACGAGGTCCGAAGATTTCATACGATGTCAGGCCGATGGCAGCGGTCGACCCCGATGCTGAGGCAATGGTGAAGGATGGACGTCTCCGCGTCGATCTCTACCGTCGTTTCTCTGCGAACCAGATCAAGTTGCCGCCACTTAGGGAATGCCGCACGGAAATCCCTGCCCTCGCGGGGTTCCTGCTCGCCAACGCGTGCCACAAGATCGACATTCCGGCAAAGACCATTGACCCGGCCGCATGCTCTGTCCTTGCCGCCATGCCGTGGCGCGGCAATGTGCGCGAACTGATGGGTCTTGTCGAGACGCTGACCATCAAGGTCCTGGGCGGCACCATCGACTTGAACGCGCTTCTCGACAGCGTGCGACTTGAGGGCAGCCCCCTGATTTCCTGGAATCTGGGAATAAGCCTGCGCGACGCCCGCCAGCATTTCGAGCGTGATTACATCGCCGCCGTGGTCGCCCAGCACCAGGGCCGCGTTTCCGCCGCCGCGCGTGCGCTGGGCATCCAGCGGACAAATCTCTATAGAAAACTGCGGAATCTACACATCACGCCGGGGCGGGACAAGCAGCCGGGCCGCACACGCACGATGAACGGGTAG
- a CDS encoding sugar phosphate nucleotidyltransferase: MTLAEDRLDAVVLVGGRGTRLAPYTANLPKPLVPIGGMPVLEILVHRLHVGGVGRIVMAVGHLSSLITAYFGDGGRFKVPIEYSLEDTPLGTAGPLSLVQNLTDPFLVVNGDLLTDLDFRVMIKTHNASGALATIGLFARSEQIELGVIETDDQDRVTGYIEKPTYQYRASMGAYVFGRAALAFVPADTRFDLPDLIRALIAARKHVAGFEHKGYWLDIGRPEDYTRAQQDFERMRDRLLDGPGKQP, from the coding sequence ATGACACTCGCGGAAGATAGGCTAGACGCTGTCGTCCTCGTTGGCGGCCGCGGGACTCGACTGGCTCCATACACGGCGAATCTGCCGAAACCGCTCGTGCCCATCGGCGGAATGCCCGTACTCGAGATCCTGGTGCACCGACTGCACGTCGGCGGCGTTGGGCGCATCGTGATGGCGGTCGGCCATCTGTCGTCGCTCATCACGGCCTACTTCGGCGACGGGGGCCGGTTTAAGGTCCCGATCGAGTACTCGCTCGAAGACACCCCGCTCGGCACAGCAGGCCCGCTTTCGCTCGTCCAGAATCTCACCGATCCCTTTCTGGTCGTCAACGGCGACCTGCTCACGGATCTGGATTTTCGAGTGATGATCAAGACGCACAACGCGTCTGGCGCGCTTGCGACGATTGGGCTGTTCGCGCGCTCGGAACAGATTGAGCTCGGCGTCATCGAAACCGACGACCAGGACCGCGTGACTGGTTATATCGAGAAGCCCACGTACCAGTACCGGGCCAGCATGGGTGCCTACGTGTTCGGGAGGGCGGCGCTGGCGTTTGTTCCGGCCGACACCAGATTCGACCTGCCGGATCTGATCCGCGCGCTAATTGCGGCCCGCAAGCACGTCGCCGGCTTCGAGCACAAGGGGTACTGGCTCGACATCGGCCGCCCCGAGGACTACACCCGTGCGCAGCAGGATTTCGAGCGAATGCGCGACCGACTGCTCGACGGACCGGGCAAGCAGCCATAG
- a CDS encoding GDP-mannose 4,6-dehydratase, which produces MNWLDRSVLVTGAGGFIGSHLIEALAGRGARVRAFLRYTSRPDNGLLRFIDPALLENVEIIRGDLRDGDAIRLASTGVDTIFHLGALIGIPYSYVHPREVVDTNVIGTFNVLEAARRCDVRRLVHTSTSEVYGTALSERIDEGHRLQGQSPYSASKIGADKLVESYARSFGVSAITIRPFNTYGPRQSARAIVPTIITQALAGKEVRLGSLTPTRDLTFVRDTVAGFILGAEQDAAVGLEINLGTDREVSIGELARQIARLVGSDIDVVQDPARLRPERSEVMRLHADASLAHRVLGWHPAVQLEAGLAETVEWVRQHADLYRAGTYEV; this is translated from the coding sequence ATGAACTGGCTTGACAGGTCCGTTCTGGTCACAGGCGCCGGAGGCTTCATCGGCAGTCATCTGATCGAAGCACTGGCGGGTCGGGGCGCCAGGGTCCGTGCGTTTCTGCGCTACACCTCCCGCCCCGACAACGGATTGCTCCGATTTATCGATCCGGCGCTGCTCGAGAACGTGGAGATCATACGCGGCGATTTGCGCGACGGGGATGCCATACGGCTGGCATCGACAGGGGTCGACACCATCTTCCACCTCGGCGCGCTTATCGGGATCCCGTACTCCTACGTTCATCCCCGCGAAGTCGTCGACACCAATGTCATCGGCACATTCAATGTGCTCGAGGCGGCCCGGCGCTGCGATGTCCGGCGGCTGGTGCACACCTCCACCAGCGAAGTCTATGGAACCGCGCTCTCCGAGCGCATAGACGAAGGCCACCGCCTGCAAGGGCAATCGCCGTATTCGGCCAGCAAGATTGGCGCCGACAAACTCGTCGAAAGCTATGCGCGTTCGTTCGGCGTGTCTGCCATCACGATTCGGCCGTTCAACACGTATGGGCCGCGGCAATCGGCCAGGGCCATCGTGCCGACCATCATCACGCAGGCGCTGGCCGGGAAGGAGGTGCGCCTCGGTTCTCTTACACCGACACGCGATCTCACTTTCGTGCGCGACACCGTCGCGGGCTTCATTCTCGGCGCCGAGCAGGATGCCGCGGTCGGCCTCGAGATCAACCTGGGCACCGACCGCGAAGTCAGCATCGGTGAGCTTGCCCGCCAGATCGCGCGGCTCGTGGGCTCCGACATCGACGTTGTGCAGGACCCTGCTCGGCTCCGCCCCGAACGAAGCGAAGTGATGCGACTCCACGCCGACGCGTCGCTGGCCCACCGCGTGCTCGGCTGGCATCCGGCTGTTCAACTTGAGGCCGGCCTGGCCGAGACCGTCGAATGGGTAAGGCAGCACGCGGACCTGTACCGCGCCGGCACGTACGAAGTGTGA
- a CDS encoding GDP-mannose 4,6-dehydratase produces MRALITGIGGFVGGHMSTLLLREGFEVWGIDRLPVFASAANAAVANRVTAIELGDVCDPAFTDHVVKAARPTHVFHFAWEFGDRDRANGSTATDRNVLGLTALLQSIGASAMRTRVLIASSSAVYGAPARHPEDEGSQPRSATACGSDQGPATRQPIDENAPLEPTNAYGISKAAIETAAGSFRSVNGMNIVVTRTFNLIGPGMPPRLFAGSLAAQIAAAERGAPSTIKVGRLDSSRDYVDVRDAVRAYLALASQSTTDVRDAVRASPAQDSAPDQRLWIFNVCTGASHSCREIADEMLALARVPVTLDHDGSRLQSGDIDYQQGSATRLRQLTGWTPTIAFSTSVRDTLDHARKRGV; encoded by the coding sequence ATGCGCGCACTAATCACGGGAATCGGCGGATTTGTCGGCGGACACATGTCGACCCTGCTCCTGCGGGAGGGCTTCGAGGTGTGGGGTATCGACCGCCTGCCCGTCTTCGCTAGTGCGGCCAACGCCGCCGTCGCCAACCGCGTCACCGCGATTGAATTGGGCGACGTCTGCGACCCGGCCTTCACCGATCACGTCGTCAAGGCCGCGAGGCCCACGCACGTGTTTCACTTCGCGTGGGAGTTTGGCGATCGCGATCGAGCCAACGGCTCCACTGCGACCGACCGAAACGTGCTCGGTTTGACCGCGCTGCTGCAATCGATCGGCGCATCAGCCATGCGCACGCGGGTTCTCATCGCGAGTTCCAGTGCGGTTTACGGCGCGCCCGCTCGCCACCCCGAAGACGAAGGTTCCCAACCGAGATCGGCGACGGCCTGCGGGAGCGACCAGGGTCCCGCAACTCGTCAGCCGATTGACGAGAATGCCCCGTTGGAGCCCACCAACGCCTATGGAATCAGCAAGGCCGCAATCGAAACGGCGGCGGGTTCGTTCCGCAGTGTGAACGGGATGAACATCGTCGTCACAAGGACGTTCAATCTGATCGGACCGGGGATGCCGCCGCGGCTGTTCGCCGGTTCGCTCGCGGCGCAGATCGCGGCGGCGGAACGCGGTGCGCCATCGACGATCAAGGTCGGAAGACTCGACTCGAGTCGCGACTACGTCGATGTTCGCGATGCCGTGAGGGCGTACCTGGCGCTCGCCAGCCAGTCAACGACCGACGTTCGCGATGCCGTGCGAGCGTCCCCGGCCCAGGACAGCGCGCCAGACCAGCGTCTTTGGATATTCAACGTATGCACCGGCGCTTCCCATAGCTGCCGTGAGATAGCCGACGAGATGTTGGCTCTCGCCAGGGTGCCCGTGACCCTCGACCATGACGGTTCGCGCCTGCAATCAGGCGACATTGATTATCAACAGGGGTCCGCCACGCGGCTCCGGCAACTCACAGGATGGACGCCAACGATCGCATTTTCGACGTCGGTGCGCGATACACTGGACCACGCGCGGAAGCGCGGGGTCTGA